Proteins encoded within one genomic window of Euzebyales bacterium:
- a CDS encoding ATP-dependent Clp protease proteolytic subunit, whose protein sequence is MSQPTATPDGLAGRILAHEGGPEFDFLAGSSVFRKLYDYRILYLRGPIEDTVADTLVAQLMSLDAESEKDVTLYINSPGGLVSGMFAVYDVMQLMRSKVNTICVGIAASAAAFLLATGTGIRAATPNARIMFHQPLGGARGQAVDIQIQAKQIVFLRERLYEILAKRTNKDIEEIRRDADRDFWLSAEDAVTYGAIDEVRRRGGV, encoded by the coding sequence GTGTCCCAGCCCACTGCAACGCCCGACGGCCTGGCCGGGCGCATCCTCGCCCACGAGGGTGGCCCGGAGTTCGACTTCCTCGCTGGATCCAGTGTGTTCCGCAAGCTGTACGACTACCGCATCCTGTATCTGCGGGGACCCATCGAGGACACCGTCGCCGACACGCTCGTCGCCCAGCTGATGTCACTGGACGCCGAGTCCGAGAAGGACGTCACCCTCTACATCAACTCCCCCGGTGGCCTGGTCAGCGGCATGTTCGCCGTCTACGACGTCATGCAGCTGATGCGCTCGAAGGTCAACACGATCTGCGTGGGCATCGCCGCGTCCGCGGCCGCGTTCCTCCTCGCGACCGGCACGGGCATCCGCGCCGCGACGCCCAACGCCCGCATCATGTTCCACCAGCCCCTCGGTGGCGCCCGCGGGCAGGCGGTCGACATCCAGATCCAGGCCAAGCAGATCGTCTTCCTCCGCGAGCGGCTCTACGAGATCCTCGCCAAGCGGACGAACAAGGACATCGAGGAGATCCGCCGCGACGCCGACCGTGACTTCTGGCTTTCGGCGGAGGACGCGGTCACCTACGGCGCGATCGACGAGGTCCGCAGGCGCGGCGGGGTCTGA
- the mutM gene encoding bifunctional DNA-formamidopyrimidine glycosylase/DNA-(apurinic or apyrimidinic site) lyase codes for MPELPEVESVARQLRPRLVGRRIADVRVDPQARFTDIHRAVGSGITALRRRGKYLLADLDAPRTPARELVMHLGMTGAFRFRDDDWVPDAYVRATFTLDDGVLDFRDVRRFGRLTVVDAGDHAGIATLAHMGPEPLGPDFEPVRFHAALRRSRMTVKAQLLSQRPVAGVGNIYADEALWLAGINPRARRIGPERAARLWSAIRQVLTDAIEREGTTFRDYQMVNGQSGRNATFLIAYGQEGRPCPRCGTALRKVDVAGRGTTYCPRCQRV; via the coding sequence ATGCCCGAGCTTCCCGAGGTCGAAAGCGTCGCCCGCCAGCTGCGTCCGCGGCTGGTCGGCCGGCGGATCGCCGACGTCAGGGTCGACCCGCAGGCGCGCTTCACCGACATCCACCGTGCCGTCGGCTCCGGGATCACGGCGCTGCGCAGGCGCGGCAAGTACCTGCTGGCCGACCTCGACGCACCGCGGACGCCGGCGCGGGAGCTGGTCATGCACCTCGGTATGACCGGCGCGTTCCGCTTCCGTGACGATGACTGGGTCCCCGACGCCTACGTCCGCGCGACGTTCACGCTCGACGACGGCGTGCTCGACTTCCGTGACGTGCGTCGCTTCGGCCGCCTGACGGTCGTCGACGCCGGCGACCACGCCGGCATCGCGACACTCGCGCACATGGGCCCCGAGCCGCTCGGACCCGACTTCGAGCCGGTACGGTTCCACGCGGCACTGCGGCGGTCGCGGATGACGGTCAAGGCGCAGCTGCTGTCCCAGCGTCCGGTCGCCGGTGTCGGCAACATCTACGCCGACGAGGCCCTCTGGCTGGCCGGCATCAACCCGCGCGCGCGGCGGATCGGCCCCGAGCGTGCCGCCCGGCTGTGGTCCGCGATCCGCCAGGTGCTCACGGACGCGATCGAGCGCGAGGGCACGACCTTCCGCGACTACCAGATGGTCAACGGCCAGTCGGGGCGCAACGCGACGTTCCTGATCGCGTACGGCCAGGAGGGGCGGCCGTGCCCGCGGTGTGGGACCGCGCTGCGCAAGGTCGACGTCGCGGGCCGCGGCACAACCTACTGTCCACGCTGTCAGCGCGTGTGA
- the pruA gene encoding L-glutamate gamma-semialdehyde dehydrogenase, which translates to MASSITEVPQPANEPVLSYAPGSPERDALAAELDAVAGEVVDAPHVIAGEDAPADETFQVRAPHQHDLHLADVHQATPRHVEAAIGTATAAAREWAATPFEDRAAVFLRAADLLAGPWRDRINAATILGQSKSWHQAEIDAACEAIDFLRFNVAFARDLLSIQPHNVGGLWNRMDYRPLEGFVLAITPFNFTAIALNLPTAPALMGNTVLWKPSEKQALAAHWTMRLLIEAGLPPGVINLLHGDGALVSDVAMDDPQFAGLHFTGSSTVLHGLWQRAAERLETYRGFPRIVGESGGKDFVVAHPSASVDELVVALGRGAFEYQGQKCSAASRAYVPENLWSDVRDGIADLAGVIPTGDVADPSVFFGAVIDGAAFRKHTDAIAAAADRGAKVLVGGGTDDSTGWFVEPTVLVTDDPMSTTMTTELFGPILSVHVYDDARWSETLELVDRTSPYALTGAVFAQDRTAVQQADRVLRQAAGNFYINDKPTGSVVGQQPFGGARRSGTNDKAGSIFNLQRWVSPRAIKETFVPPTDWRYPHLGQ; encoded by the coding sequence ATGGCCAGCAGCATCACCGAGGTCCCCCAGCCGGCCAACGAGCCGGTGCTGTCGTACGCGCCCGGGAGTCCCGAGCGCGACGCGCTGGCCGCCGAGCTCGACGCCGTGGCCGGGGAGGTGGTCGACGCGCCCCACGTGATCGCCGGCGAGGACGCCCCCGCCGATGAGACCTTCCAGGTCCGCGCGCCCCATCAACACGACCTGCACCTCGCCGACGTTCACCAGGCCACGCCACGACACGTCGAGGCGGCGATCGGCACGGCAACCGCCGCCGCACGGGAGTGGGCGGCCACCCCGTTCGAGGACCGTGCCGCGGTCTTCCTGCGCGCCGCTGACCTGCTGGCGGGTCCGTGGCGCGACCGGATCAACGCCGCCACCATCCTGGGTCAGTCGAAGTCCTGGCACCAGGCCGAGATCGACGCGGCCTGCGAGGCCATCGACTTCCTGCGCTTCAACGTCGCCTTCGCCCGCGACCTGCTGTCGATCCAACCACACAACGTGGGCGGGCTGTGGAACCGCATGGACTACCGCCCGCTGGAGGGCTTCGTGCTCGCGATCACGCCGTTCAACTTCACGGCCATCGCGCTCAACCTGCCGACTGCGCCGGCGCTGATGGGCAACACGGTGCTGTGGAAGCCGTCGGAGAAGCAGGCGCTGGCCGCCCATTGGACGATGCGCCTGCTGATCGAGGCCGGCCTGCCGCCGGGTGTCATCAACCTCCTGCACGGCGACGGCGCCCTGGTCAGCGATGTGGCGATGGACGATCCCCAATTCGCCGGCCTGCACTTCACCGGCTCCTCGACCGTCCTACACGGCCTGTGGCAGCGAGCGGCCGAGCGCCTCGAGACCTACCGCGGATTCCCGCGCATCGTCGGTGAGAGCGGCGGCAAGGACTTCGTGGTCGCGCACCCGTCGGCGTCGGTCGACGAGCTGGTCGTGGCCCTCGGGCGCGGGGCGTTCGAGTACCAGGGCCAGAAGTGCTCGGCGGCCAGCCGCGCGTACGTGCCGGAGAACCTGTGGAGCGACGTCCGCGACGGCATCGCCGACCTCGCGGGCGTCATCCCCACTGGTGACGTCGCCGACCCGTCCGTCTTCTTCGGCGCGGTGATAGACGGGGCGGCGTTCCGCAAGCACACCGACGCCATCGCCGCGGCGGCCGACCGCGGGGCCAAGGTGCTGGTCGGCGGCGGCACCGACGACAGCACCGGGTGGTTCGTCGAGCCGACCGTGCTGGTGACCGACGACCCGATGTCGACGACGATGACGACCGAACTGTTCGGCCCCATCCTGAGCGTCCACGTCTACGACGATGCGCGCTGGTCGGAGACGCTGGAGCTCGTCGACCGGACGAGCCCCTATGCGCTGACGGGTGCGGTGTTCGCCCAGGATCGCACCGCCGTGCAGCAGGCCGACCGGGTGCTGCGCCAGGCCGCCGGCAACTTCTACATCAACGACAAGCCGACCGGGTCCGTCGTCGGGCAGCAGCCGTTCGGCGGCGCCCGCCGGTCGGGGACGAACGACAAGGCCGGGTCGATCTTCAACCTCCAGCGCTGGGTGAGCCCACGGGCGATCAAGGAGACGTTCGTGCCGCCGACCGACTGGCGCTACCCACACCTCGGCCAGTGA
- a CDS encoding diacylglycerol kinase family protein, with protein sequence MANSAAGSTTADRLDDVEAVLRAELAITRALTDGVDELREILASFDGDRVIVAGGDGSLHTLINVLADIDRLADVVIGLVPMGTANDFATGLGLSTDDLLATARACIDGEPVTMDALVADDGEIVVNAAHAGVGAVASQRAQAAKPVVGALAYPLAVLVAGATTPGYELAITVDGTVVHDGTTLFALAANGPRLGGARLCVGADPTDGLMDIMVIGDVPVADRAGLALRLQRGTRTDHERVDQYRGTSLRVHGDAVDHSRDGELRRGLADVTYSVRLSAWRVLHAPR encoded by the coding sequence GTGGCCAACAGCGCAGCGGGCTCGACGACCGCCGACAGGCTCGACGACGTCGAGGCGGTCCTGCGTGCGGAGCTCGCGATCACGCGTGCCCTCACCGACGGTGTCGATGAGCTGCGTGAGATCCTCGCGTCATTCGACGGCGACCGCGTGATCGTCGCCGGAGGCGACGGTAGCCTGCACACGCTGATCAACGTGCTGGCAGACATCGACCGGCTCGCCGACGTGGTCATCGGCCTCGTCCCGATGGGCACCGCCAACGACTTCGCGACCGGACTCGGACTGTCCACCGACGACCTGCTGGCGACGGCCCGCGCGTGCATCGACGGCGAACCGGTGACGATGGACGCGCTCGTCGCGGACGATGGTGAGATCGTCGTGAACGCAGCTCACGCAGGTGTGGGCGCCGTCGCGTCGCAACGGGCGCAGGCGGCGAAACCCGTGGTCGGCGCACTCGCCTATCCTCTCGCCGTACTCGTCGCGGGCGCCACGACACCCGGGTACGAGCTGGCCATCACGGTCGACGGCACCGTCGTCCACGACGGCACGACGCTGTTCGCACTGGCCGCCAACGGACCGCGCCTCGGCGGCGCACGGCTGTGCGTCGGCGCGGACCCGACCGACGGCCTGATGGACATCATGGTCATCGGCGACGTGCCGGTGGCCGACCGCGCCGGCCTGGCGCTGCGCCTGCAGCGCGGTACCCGCACCGACCACGAACGGGTCGACCAGTACCGGGGCACCAGCCTGCGCGTGCACGGCGACGCCGTGGACCACAGCAGGGACGGCGAGCTGCGGCGCGGGCTGGCCGACGTGACCTACTCCGTCCGCCTCTCGGCCTGGCGGGTGCTGCACGCGCCGCGGTGA
- a CDS encoding 3-deoxy-7-phosphoheptulonate synthase class II, whose protein sequence is MTMRLDDTWTPESWRRLHVAQQPDWPDPDQLERVMLELSAQPPLVFAGEARHLRDQLAAVSRGGAFLLQGGDCAETFAAFSADAIRDKLKILLQMAVVLTYGGQLPVVKVGRIAGQFAKPRSSPTERRGDHVLPSYRGDAVNDLSFSPEARDADPERLARVYHQSSATLNLLRAFTRGGFADLEKVHLWNQEFVRDSRQGQRYAAVADEITRALNFLRACGVDVANDPTFHTVDFWTSHEALLLNYEEALTRRDSLTGDWYDCSAHLLWIGERTRDPDGAHVHFLSGVGNPVGVKLGPTATADEVVALAERLNPDNEPGRLTLIARMGAAAAPNRLPTLVRDVDRRGLSVVWACDPMHGNTITSATGYKTRRFTDVLDELRTFFGVHAQEGTVPGGVHFELTGEDVTECLGGAQEIVDAHLSHRYETACDPRLNNKQALELAFLVAEMLQD, encoded by the coding sequence ATGACCATGCGACTGGACGACACCTGGACGCCCGAATCGTGGCGCAGGCTGCATGTTGCGCAGCAGCCGGACTGGCCCGACCCCGACCAGCTCGAGCGGGTCATGCTGGAGCTGTCGGCGCAGCCGCCACTGGTGTTCGCCGGCGAGGCGCGGCATCTGCGCGACCAGTTGGCCGCCGTGTCGCGCGGCGGCGCCTTCCTCCTGCAGGGCGGTGACTGCGCCGAGACGTTCGCCGCGTTCTCCGCCGACGCGATCCGCGACAAGCTCAAGATCCTGCTGCAGATGGCCGTGGTGCTGACCTACGGCGGGCAGCTGCCGGTGGTCAAGGTCGGCCGGATCGCCGGGCAGTTCGCCAAGCCGCGGTCGTCGCCGACCGAGCGGCGCGGCGACCACGTGCTGCCGTCGTACCGGGGCGATGCGGTCAACGACCTGTCGTTCTCGCCCGAGGCCCGCGACGCCGATCCGGAGCGCCTGGCACGGGTTTACCACCAGTCGTCGGCGACGCTCAACCTGCTACGCGCGTTCACGCGTGGCGGGTTCGCCGACCTGGAGAAGGTCCACCTGTGGAACCAGGAGTTCGTGCGGGACAGCCGCCAGGGCCAGCGCTACGCGGCCGTCGCGGACGAGATCACGCGTGCGCTGAACTTTCTGCGCGCGTGCGGCGTCGACGTCGCCAACGACCCGACGTTCCACACCGTCGACTTCTGGACGTCCCACGAGGCGCTGCTGCTCAACTACGAGGAGGCGCTGACGCGCCGCGACTCGCTGACCGGTGACTGGTACGACTGCAGCGCCCACCTGCTGTGGATCGGCGAGCGGACCCGTGACCCCGACGGCGCCCACGTGCACTTCCTGTCCGGGGTCGGCAACCCGGTCGGCGTGAAGCTCGGTCCCACCGCCACCGCCGATGAGGTCGTGGCGCTCGCCGAGCGCCTGAACCCTGACAACGAGCCGGGCAGGCTGACGCTCATCGCGCGGATGGGGGCTGCGGCGGCGCCAAACCGGCTGCCAACCCTGGTGCGCGACGTCGACCGGCGTGGCCTGTCAGTGGTCTGGGCCTGCGACCCGATGCATGGCAACACCATCACCAGCGCGACCGGCTACAAGACGCGCCGGTTCACCGACGTCCTCGACGAACTTCGCACCTTCTTCGGCGTGCACGCCCAGGAGGGCACCGTCCCCGGCGGCGTCCACTTCGAGCTGACCGGGGAGGACGTCACCGAGTGCCTCGGCGGTGCCCAGGAGATCGTCGACGCGCACCTGTCGCATCGCTACGAGACGGCCTGCGACCCCCGGCTGAACAACAAGCAGGCGCTGGAGCTGGCGTTCCTGGTGGCCGAGATGCTCCAGGACTGA
- a CDS encoding MarP family serine protease: MLTGFDYLLLVVLVIVCVRGGRLGGLSQVASYGTAAIGLIIGAVVAPDVAALLADGPGPTLALLTLTILLACLLASQSVGIAVGLRLRRAAARAGVGGVDAAAGIAVAAVGLVLAVWLLATPLSRGPSQLLANTLHGSRLVSLIDAALPTPPDVVTRVGTYLDQQGFPEVFSEIRPDVTAPPAPTPKGSAVAAAEAAAVDSVVQLEVSGCDSISFGSGFVTQRGVVVTNAHVVAGGQRVRVRGPEGTRRARVVLFDPRLDLAVVAAPRLRAPALPWIDEPTGRGLTGATLGFPGGRRELTVKPAAVRRRVQAVGRDIYSRDTVTRDVLILADEVKRGDSGGPFVTPEGEVAGVVFAAAVTESNTGYALTADSVRDVVAEGAERTRMAHTGSCRFD, from the coding sequence GTGCTGACCGGCTTCGACTACCTGCTGCTCGTCGTCCTGGTAATCGTGTGTGTGCGCGGGGGCCGGCTGGGCGGGCTGTCGCAGGTCGCCTCCTACGGGACAGCGGCGATCGGCCTGATCATCGGTGCCGTCGTCGCACCCGACGTCGCGGCGCTGTTGGCGGACGGCCCGGGCCCAACCCTGGCGCTGCTGACGTTGACGATCCTGCTGGCGTGTCTGCTGGCGTCCCAGTCCGTCGGCATCGCCGTCGGCCTGCGCCTGCGCCGCGCGGCGGCGCGGGCGGGTGTCGGTGGCGTCGACGCTGCGGCGGGCATCGCGGTCGCTGCTGTCGGCCTGGTGCTGGCGGTCTGGCTGCTCGCGACGCCGCTGTCGCGTGGTCCGTCGCAGCTATTGGCGAACACGCTGCACGGCTCGCGGCTGGTCAGCCTGATCGACGCGGCCCTGCCGACGCCGCCGGATGTGGTCACCCGGGTCGGGACGTACCTGGACCAGCAGGGCTTCCCGGAGGTCTTCAGCGAGATCCGGCCAGACGTCACCGCGCCGCCCGCGCCGACGCCCAAGGGGAGCGCGGTCGCGGCGGCGGAGGCCGCCGCCGTCGACAGCGTCGTCCAGCTTGAGGTGTCGGGATGTGACAGCATCTCGTTCGGCAGCGGGTTCGTCACGCAGCGGGGTGTTGTGGTGACCAACGCTCACGTCGTCGCGGGGGGCCAGCGGGTCCGGGTGCGGGGGCCGGAGGGCACCAGGCGGGCACGGGTCGTGCTGTTCGACCCGCGGCTGGACCTGGCCGTGGTGGCGGCACCGCGGCTGCGGGCCCCGGCGCTGCCGTGGATCGACGAGCCGACCGGCCGGGGCCTGACCGGCGCGACGCTGGGGTTCCCCGGCGGGCGGCGTGAGCTGACCGTGAAGCCCGCTGCGGTGCGCCGGCGGGTCCAGGCCGTGGGCCGTGACATCTACAGCCGGGACACGGTCACGCGCGACGTCCTGATCCTGGCCGACGAGGTCAAGCGTGGCGACTCGGGCGGGCCGTTCGTCACGCCCGAGGGGGAGGTCGCCGGTGTCGTCTTCGCGGCGGCGGTCACGGAGTCGAACACCGGCTACGCACTGACGGCGGACTCGGTGCGCGACGTCGTCGCCGAGGGCGCGGAACGGACCCGGATGGCCCACACCGGGTCGTGCCGCTTCGATTGA